aaaacaaaagtttctccttttacatttagtaatatatacagcagaaggggttactagccccttgctcccggcattttagtcgcctcttacaacacgcatggcttatggaggaagaattctgttccacttccccatggagataagaagaaataaacaagaacaagaactagaaacaaaatagaagaaaacccagaggggtgtgtatatatatgcttgtacatgtatgtgtagtgttacctaagtgtaagtagaagtagcaagacgtacctgaaatcttgcatgttcatgagacagaaaaatggacaccagcaatcctaccatcatgtaaaactattacaggctttcgttttacactcacttggcaggacggtagtacctccctgggtggttgctgtctaccaacctactacctaggaaaaacctagatgtatgtatatatatatgcatgtgcgtgtatgtgaagtgtgaccaaagtgtaagtaggagtagcaagatatccctgttatctagcgtgtttatgagacagaaaaagaaaccagcaatcctaccatcatgcaaaacagttacaggtttttgtttcacagtcatctggcaggatggtagtacttccctgggtggttgctgtctaccaacctactaccaacctactacagtatggccatctatttacatataaatactgaatttctggaaaatatatacagtattttccacactccagatcataaaggaccaaacgaGAGTTactgtaccagagtcagaaataaaggaagccaagttactaggatcccatggtagaaagtgttatgcttagattccactcacatgacaggaaaaaagacttaattattgcatctattaaagtaaagaaagaggtatacatgaaCAAGTGTCTCGCCAAATAACGTCAGAACGGGCCACTCTACTTTGGTGGGAAATgtccaatgtgttaataaaaaaatatatgcacGCTCATTTTATATACACATTTTTCTTTTTCATAAACTCGTGTGCCTTTATTTATACGTCATGTACACATGCACATGTATTTGTATTATATGCACATTCACATGTGCTTCTATATGTGCCATTCACACTTTCATAGGTGTTTGTTTATATGTTGTGTTTATATATTTCTGTGTACTTATCTCTTCATTCTTCTAAACATgactttcttttcttttcagataGTGACGGTGGTACCAAATACCTTTTGTGCCACCTTAAATAATTTTCTTTTGAAACTTCAACCTTTTGGAATAGAAAAACTTTACACAGTTAATTTACAGTTTGATTGCCCATCTATTGTGGTTACTATATGTAAAAATTCTCCATTAATTAAGTGGATTTATCTGAGAATAGAATTTGTCAAAGGGGATATTTTAAGGGAAATTGGACATGCTGCTCCTAGCATTGAAACAGTTATTGTTGCTGTCAGAGAAGATGAAATATTTGAGGAAATATCATCTACTGTTGAAATTGTGATTGATGGTGGGGAGGGTCTGGAAGATAGTTTATACACAGGCTTTTTTGATGGCCTAGACAAAGATGCTGTCAATCTTAAAATTCAGAATGGGGAAGGTTTTAAAATGACTTTCCCAAAATTAAAGTATGTAGATGTAGGAATTCATAGAGATGTACGGGACTTTTTGCATCACCTCTTATACATATACCCGGATATAAGAAGCATCATGTGTGATTCAGAAGACTGGGTTCTGAGCAAGTATTCTCTCAATTTTCCGTTTGCATCACCTTCATATCTGGGTGCTGGTCCAAAGTCCTTACAAGAGAAAGTAGTCGAGTATAATCTTCGTGAAATGAGCTTTACGTCATTTTGCCTCTGTTCAAAATTACACGATATTACTAGATTCAAAAAGTTAGAGCACATTAGTTTACATTTGTTGAGAGGCCCATGGAAAATTAAACATACCAGTGAAAATGCAGAAGAACTTCTTTCTCGAATTAGTTGCCAATATTTGACTATTTTTGTTGATGTTTACATGAGTAATGATGATTTATTAGGTTTATACACACCATCGCTGCAGAGAGTTGGATCATCTCTGAAAATATTACAGTTTCATCTTACTAATGAGGTGAATGTCAAGGTTTTATGTCAGCTCATCAATATGTGCCAGTCCTTAGAGGAGCTGGCACTTGTAACATCCTGTGAGAGATGTGAGGTTGAAGGTGAGGCCACTGACAGGATAGACCTTTGCCAGTTAACAAGGTTGAAATGTCTTAGTATCTCCAGTCACTACAATGTCACTGATGCTCTGTACTTGTTGTCACACAAACTTATCTGTTCTTCAACAAATCTAACAACTTTGGAGCTTGAGCTTGGTGGGCGAATTGTAACAGAATGGCTGATGGAGATTGTCACAAGTGGGGCTCTGGCAGGACTGAAAATCTTTCATTTAAATTTGCCTGGTTACAGTTTTGATAAGTTGATAATAAGCAACTTTTTCATTCCTTTGATAAGTgctttacctcatctttcatgctTGATGCTgggcaatgtttgttactgcATTATCCAGGCATTAAGGGAAAGATACAGATGGTCAAAGTTGACAATCATTTCTAGGACTTCATcatatgtggcattcagaagtcTCACTTGCCGATGCTGTTAGATACAGCTCACTTTACAGGGCATGTGTGCATTATCCTCAGTTATAAACATTGTTTCTCAGCTAGAGTAAATGTTTTAATATAAATTAGTCAGTGAAACAAACTGAAACATCATTAAAGTTCAATCTCCAATTTGTGGATTACTTGTGAAGAATGCAATGTATAcagcttgtgtctgtgttgaAATTGTGAATTAGGGCTGTGTTTTCCTAAGAAACTATATTAAATTTAATTGTAGGAGATGCCTAGCATCAGCCAGTAGGCTTACTGCAGTGTTTCTCACTCCTAGTATGAATTGCCTGGCATAGGGTAGCAGGCCAACTGCAGGGTTTACCTAACATGGGCCAATAGGTCAGCTGCAGTACGTACTCCTCTAATCTTATGTCTGGTGATATTTCTGAGGAAAGATTGTCCTCTGATCTTATGTCTGGTGATATTTCTGAGGAAAGATTGTCAGGCTGGTTCATTATGTACACTATACCCTGTGTAATAATTGAAAGAACACATGACTGATTTATAATAGCATTCCTTTTACTTCGTATATTTTCATCTTTGcaagatagtaggttggtagacagcagccacccagggaggtactaccgtcctgccaagccagcgtaaaatggaagcctgaaattgttttacatgatggtaggattgctagtgtcttttttgcctcataaacatgcaaggcttCAGGTACGTTTTGCTGCTACTACTTAAACTTAAGTCATACTATAcgtacatgcatgtacaagcatatatacacacacccctctgggttttcttctgtttttcttactagttcttgtccatgtttattttctcttaactccatgggaaagtggaacagaattcttcctccataagccatgcatgttataaaaggtgactaaaatgctgggagcaagaggctagtaaccccttctcctatatacagtggacccccgcataccgattttaatccgtgcaagaggggtaattgttatgcgaaataatcggtatgcgaatgaattttccccataagaaataatggaaatcaaattaatccatgcaagacacccaaaagtatgaaaaaaaaattttttttaccacatgaaatgttaattttagtacacacaaactgaaaaaggcattcacacttacatgacacttacttttattgaagatctggtgatgattgatgggatgggaggaggggagagagagtgttagtgtttagaaggggaatccccttccattaagacttgaggtgtcgagtccttttctggggttacttcccttcttcttttaatgccactaggaccagcttcagagtcactggacttctttcgcacaacatatctgtccatagtggcctgtacctctcgttcctttatgacttccctaaagtgtttcacaacattgtcagtgtaataatcaccagcacggcttgcaatagctgtgtgagggtgattttcatcaaaaaaggtttgcacttcaagccactttgcacacatttccttaatctttgtagtaagcaacttcttcaatttctctctcccctcctctgaaccagttttctcaggtctggcctcttgctcttgaagttgatctatcagctcatcagtggttagttcttcattgtcctcctccaccaactcttccacatcctccccactaacctccaaccccaaggactttcccaatgccacaatggattcctcaactggcataatcctctcagggttagcctcaaacccttcaaaatcccttttgtctacacattctggccacagtttcttccaagcagagttcaaggtcttcttagtcactccctcccaagccttacctataaggtttacacaattgaggatattaaagtgctctctccaaaactctcttagagtcagttgagtttctgaggtcactacaaagcacctttcaaacagagcttttgtgtacagttttttgaagtttgcaataacctgctggtccatgggctgcaggagaggagtggtattaggaggcaaaaacttgatgttaatgaatttcatgtccccataaagtcgctctgccacgtctgtaggatgaccaggggcattgtctaacaccaggaggcacttaagttctaatttcttttcagttaggtaatctttcacattgggggcaaatgcatggtgtaaccagtcatagaaaaagtctctagtgacccatgccttactgtttgccctccacagcacacacaaattctccttgaggacattcttttgcctgaacggtctgggagtttcagagtgatacactaataaaggcttaactttgcaatcaccagtagcattggaacacatcaacaaagtaagcctgtctttcataggcttatgtcctgggagtgccttttcctcctgagtaatgtaggtcctgcttggcattttcttccaaaacaggcctgtttcattaaaattaaacacttgttcaggtttcagtctctatgtactccttgaattcatgcacatatttttcagacgctttgtggtccgaactggcagcctcaccatgccttatcacactatgtatgccactacgcttcttaaatctctcaaaccaacctttgctggccttaaattcactcacatcagcactagttgcaggcatttttttaattaaatcctgatgcaacttcctagccttttcgcttatgatcgcttgagagatgctatctcctgctagctgtttttcatttatccacaccaataagagtctctcaacatcttccatcacttgcgatctttgtttcgaaaacacagttaaacctttggcaagaacagcttccttgattgcctttctggtgcccacaatagtagcgatggttgattggggtttcttgtacaacctgactaggtcggcgatacgcactccactttcatacttatcaatgatctcttcatttctattggaattctcacccttattggtgtagggttggcactagaagctttcttggggcccatggtcacttattttccagaaacagcaccgaaaacactgtaataatacgaaatattccgattgtatgcttggatgttaccgcagaggctggctggtaaacaatggcatggGCGGCacgtgaggctggctgagggcgcacattggacgcgtctcggacgaaaatcggtgagcgggtttttaagcggtatgcgaggcaaaatttttgcgattaaagcaagcggtatgcggattaatcgttatgtggtgccatcggtatgcgggggtccactgtatattactaaagtggaaaagagaaactttaatttttctttttgcgtcaccctgccttggtgggatactgccggtttgttgaaagaagaagattttCATCATTGTTAAAATTGTTAGGTGTAGTTGGTTCCCCATAAACAACATTAATGCTGTACTGAAAAATAGTTATAGGTTAATTGTTCAGAACTTAAAACCTATTTTTCCATAGAGCTGTTCTAAATGGACATACATTCCAGAGCCATAACATTCCATATCTAATTTCATTAATCATTTTATTTAGAATATTTACCCAGTATTTTACATTCAGCACTCTTCATTTTTACTCGTCAATAGTAATGAATATTGGTTAGATATTTTATTCAATATAGTAACATGTAAAAAACTAAGGAAACAACAAAGTCGATAATTGTCATACTTTGGCTGGCCAGGTGTCCATTTTCTTTGGACTTGGTGCTAGACATGTAAATTGAAATTTAACAATGGGGTGTCCTTCAAAATGTGCTCATTGTATTTCCCACTCCAAATCTgttatttttttcaattttatgAATGTCAATTTCAACATGCAACCTGTGCTTTTCCTGGTCCCTGATGCTGAAGGTTACCCTAGCCTGTGATACAGGAGTACCTGTGCTTTTCCTGGTCCCTGATGCTGAAGGTTACCCTAGCCTGTGATACAGGAGTACCTGTGCTTTTCCTGGTCCCTGATGCTAAAGGTTACCCTAGCCTGTGATACAGGAGTACCTGTGCTTTTCCTGGTCCCTGATGCTGAAGGTTAGCCTAGCCTGTGATACAGGAGTACCTGTGCTTTTCCTGGTCCCTGATGCTGAAGGTTACCCTAGCCTGTGATACAGGAGTACCTGTGCTTTTCCTGGTCCCTGATGCTAAAGGTTACCCTAGCCTGTGATACAGGAGTACCTGTGCTTTTCTTGGTCCCTGATGCTAAAGGTTACCCTAGCCTGTGATACAGGAGTACCTGTACTTGCTAGTCTGGCCAACTACCCTCTAATATAATTTTGAGTGACATTTAAAAAGATAATGTTAAATAGGAAATACATGAGTAAGCTGTGTGTTGTTGCAATATTTACTAACAACCATAAAATCATTTTCCACAGCCATGCCCCCCACCCTCCACAGCTCTTACACTggtggacctacatttttggggcccctgaagcttgaactgttatggggactcCTTTgcaaccccttctcatacagtagacccgaGATTTTTAAACATTGTGGGCTAAAGTCACTTCTGGGGCCCCCTTCGGGATTAGGGGCCCCTGAAACTTAGGCTTGATCAGTTTCATAATGGATCCTTCCCTGGCTGTCAATACTCCTGCATATTGCAATAGTGAGTCAGTATTTGTTAGTCATTAATTGCTTCCAAATTGCCACTGTTGTAAAAGCAAAACATGAATTGGAACATTGTTAATAAGGAAAAATCATGAGTTGGAGACCTACTGTATATTTAATAACAATAATCCTTCAAAATGATAGCCGAGTTTTAACAATCATTCATACATCTCATATTTGTGAGAGGCAATATGAATTTGGAACAAAGAAAAACTTTTAAGAACATAGTTTTTTGtgtagctcattattttacagcTGTTCTGGACAAAATTATGTGATAAGTAACATATTCATGAAAACTGATGCTAAAACATCTCACATTGCACAAAAATCCATTAGCATAATTATTGTATTGTATTTTCTGACTATATAAAAGAGTCAAGTTATTGTTGAGTATGGCACAACACACCAATGGTAGTAATACACTTGTACTGCATGTTATTGTTTAATATTATACAAGACAACAATGGTGGTAATACACTCCCACTCTGAGATATTGTTGAGTATTGCACAACATAACAATACAAGCAGTACACTTCCATTGTCAATTATAGTTGAGCATTGcacaacaccagtactgtactgGTCTGAGAAATTTGGGTGCCCTTGTCAAGCTTATGTTTTGGCAACCTTGCTGACTGGTATTGATATTCTTTAAAATATTTGTTCACTTCTGTATTGAAGTCAGATGAAACTTATTTTTAATTATGGCTAATAAAGATAAATTGCATACTCTTACTTTATTTTCATGAACAGAATGTAACATAACTTTGGAAAATATTAACTTCCAACTGTCTGTTATTATGTAATGTCCTTTACAATGGTAGGGAGGGGGTCCTTGCCAAGGAGAGGTTTTTAGTTTAAGGAATTGGACCTTTCAGTCTTCTTCCTCCAACTGAGCCTAATTGCCCCCCACTCCTCCCTTCACTACCCCATTCTTCCAATCCTTCTTTTCCCATCCTACCTCCTTTCCAAATCCTTCTCCTTCCTTGTCTGCTTTTGCCCTTTGAGATTCTCCCCTCTGAAATTCTAGTTTCTAGGTTGGAGAAAGGGTGTTGTTGAGgcccttggtggtggtgtttgctgtggaatctggatcatcaaGGGATGTGCCAATCCACCCTCCTGTTTTTGTGTCCTTTGGATGATGGGTGTACCTCTGGAGGCTGTCTGTCAGTTCTGGGAGGTAGTGGCAGAAGAGGGGTGTGCCTTGTGGCAGATTTCTGCCATATCCAGTGAGGTGGCTCGCTGGATATGAAGTTGCTATTCTAGATCGCTGGTTAACCAGTGTGAAGGGTAGGGCAGGGGTTCAGTGCTACATCTTCACTACTGGCTATGCTGAGGGTCCTTTTGGGCATGGATTGGGATATACGGTCTCCCATGCCCATGAATTTCCTCCTCCCAGATTCTGTCCTTCTGTGGCATCCCTTATTGAACCTGGTTTGCCGTCAGACAATTCTTTGGACCTGTCTTACAACTTGGTATCTTCTCTGGGTAGCATTTTGTTGCCTTCCTCTGGTACTATGGTTCCGACTGACCAACCCTCTTGAAACTTCTGACATTCGTACATCTATGACTATGATTCCGGCTTCTCCCCTTAGTGTGTTGGTTTTCGGATCGTACACACAACTCAGGATGGCTGCTGCTGCCCTTGATCTGTAACAGACAACTCTTCCTCAGTTTCCTCTCACACAGCTAAAAAACGACCAGCTAGGCAATTTCTCCCTTTACACTCAGTGTTTCAAAGTCCTTCATGGACCTAATTTTTTTACATTCCAACTAATGTCTACTGACTATCTTTCCAACCACAGCATCAGCAAGGCACTCCTTCACCATGTTGGGCAAAATATTTCCTTCCatgttcttaaccctttcagggtccaaggccaaaatctgaagtcacgcaccagtgtccaagaaattttgaaaaaaaaaaaattattttttcttacagaattaaagagcatatttttgtgaaggtaataaaacaaaaaaaattagaatctgatcattacttaccgagatacagtgccaagaagtttatagaaaatgatgtggtggcggcaacatcgacgaattccacatacgcgtattatattattttgttgttttagttgttttttcttttcttttccaatttttttctattcctactaacatttggggcctgagagaccaatactgtatataattgatatatatatactcactgtattgaacacaataaccgcactaaagttattatcatattattgtttaccactgttgtttattacaataaacatgcacaaatattgtataatactaatgttctatcatatatttacatatttacaatcactggacatggttttagaactgctggagcttgtggagctccttgaaacaaggcaccatgcacagaggcaccttacattcctcacacataaactgagtgtctttgcgtctttgttgccgtcgttttgtttgtgcacagacaatgcatctcttctgagcaaatttcttttgagttgaaggaagctgtattatgaaatgatcaccttctctcctcaaacgcttgggtatattgtgatgaatttgaggaccatgttgtattgcaggtgttgttacctggtacttcattatgagttgtctgacaacagacaaacaaaattcaccatacggtggtctgttaccagtctttatttggtacatattatatgcattcagcattgaaatgtccatgagatggaagaaaagtttcatgtaccacttgtaactcttacgaacacagtcaacaaaaccaatctgcatgtcacacttgtcaaccaagcgcatgttttgtgtataatcaatcactgacactggttttcgaatacgttcattagtcactcgatcaactttgccactgtcttgcatttcattacggtgaatggttgttaacaatgtgacatctcgtttgtcatgccaccgtaatgccatgatgtcattggcagtaaacacctgcacgtcatcaccacgaacacctgcgttgagcctgggcatatgtttacgattagaacgcactgt
This genomic stretch from Cherax quadricarinatus isolate ZL_2023a chromosome 22, ASM3850222v1, whole genome shotgun sequence harbors:
- the LOC128689828 gene encoding uncharacterized protein, yielding MKESCLPGPSSKPKTLHSLVLIRLSHLLLENAVPPSLKKYFPFLNMVGRLQLLPKCPHMNLGTSAEEQQQHNEGVLTAGAEDETVLTGTFDYSIDDIILSEPGRCNDRLLVYKELLLQHMVKVKQWFDDEGWLGKQDSKLRKLLRESCWDLLQVLGYNCQCPLLLLTLELMFTTKAGFNKIVTVVPNTFCATLNNFLLKLQPFGIEKLYTVNLQFDCPSIVVTICKNSPLIKWIYLRIEFVKGDILREIGHAAPSIETVIVAVREDEIFEEISSTVEIVIDGGEGLEDSLYTGFFDGLDKDAVNLKIQNGEGFKMTFPKLKYVDVGIHRDVRDFLHHLLYIYPDIRSIMCDSEDWVLSKYSLNFPFASPSYLGAGPKSLQEKVVEYNLREMSFTSFCLCSKLHDITRFKKLEHISLHLLRGPWKIKHTSENAEELLSRISCQYLTIFVDVYMSNDDLLGLYTPSLQRVGSSLKILQFHLTNEVNVKVLCQLINMCQSLEELALVTSCERCEVEGEATDRIDLCQLTRLKCLSISSHYNVTDALYLLSHKLICSSTNLTTLELELGGRIVTEWLMEIVTSGALAGLKIFHLNLPGYSFDKLIISNFFIPLISALPHLSCLMLGNVCYCIIQALRERYRWSKLTIISRTSSYVAFRSLTCRCC